Proteins from a genomic interval of Trifolium pratense cultivar HEN17-A07 linkage group LG6, ARS_RC_1.1, whole genome shotgun sequence:
- the LOC123891183 gene encoding E3 ubiquitin-protein ligase BRE1-like 1 isoform X3 gives MGSMGEHDRKRRFSSLSPTPAIAKKLPFLPVSEDKKLDIAVLQYQNQKLTQKLETQKLEYTALENKFSQLKERQQSYDSTLAVVKKSWQQLVNDLESRSECTRESSRKADSSFASSSNGSSSTVQDVFLSRLLQTGATENSSSNHFANEMEQHREMTAEKVKSILNNILTSSNNFHCLKDGFHTALLQKLREDVSCGQMLSNDLELESKNLRLALSELHLKHKSLASDFRIQRDLDAKNKAELKRLKGELEGTVAELEEINHNLATLKVEKDAAKGAILPVLAVGNTHIPNDKIKDKQKDLQDMESTLKELLDRASTRLVELKRLHEERIRLLQQLCDIQNTVKNLKCITSSHAFQLVRDQIEKSKSEVQEYQALYEKLQAEKDNLAWKEREWYIKNDLADLFQRSVTVSDLRVADIRTEIQKAIEQRNVIENRLKEEAREPGRKEIIAEFKSLLSSFPDEMGSMQSQLTKYKESASDLHSLHANVHSISSILDQKVKECDALSVRSADQLAEINRLHVVVQDLRVTEDEMKLILQMYRHETIDSRDVMEAREAEYRAWAHVQSLKSSLDEHNLELRVKTAIESEARSQQKLAAAEAEIAEMRHKLDDSKREMGKLSNVLRSKNEENEAYLSEIETIGQAYDDMQTQNQHLLHQITERDDYNIKLVLEGVRARQKTDSLIMEKQLMEQEIQQSNVSLNLYDTKAARIEDQIQKLKDNKHQSSVGLENAQRRLSDIKPSSQQVRDTVVEVQSKITSSRVTCMELEVELDKERYLTCNVFKIFSSNDTSTQQLCRFFFLFITRFDKKKVEEDLEVAKRNLSRLKAQDEDSSVTDKLQQELGEYREIVKCSICRDKTKEVVITKCYHLFCNSCIQKVAGSRQRKCPQCGACFGANDVKPVYL, from the exons CTTGATATTGCTGTACTTCAGTATCAAAACCAAAAGCTCACACAGAAATTAGAGACTCAGAAGTTAGAATATACAGCTCTTGAGAATAAATTTTCTCAACTGAAGGAGAGGCAACAGTCGTATGATTCTACCTTAGCAGTGGTCAAGAAGTCTTGGCAGCAG CTGGTTAATGATTTAGAGTCACGTTCTGAATGCACAAGGGAGTCTAGCCGCAAAGCAGATTCCAGTTTTGCATCAAGCTCAAATG GTTCTTCGTCTACTGTTCAAGATGTTTTTCTTAGCCGACTTTTGCAAACTGGTGCTACTGAAAATTCCTCCTCTAACCACTTTGCAAACGAGATGGAACAACATAGAGAAATGACTGCTGAAAAAGTTAAAAGCATTTTGAATAATATATTGACATCTAGTAATAACTTTCATTGTCTGAAAGATGGATTTCATACTGCACTACTGCAAAAGCTTCGAGAAGATG TTTCATGTGGGCAGATGCTATCCAATGATCTGGAGCTGGAAAGTAAAAACTTGAGATTGGCATTAAGTGAACTTCACTTAAAGCACAAGTCGTTAGCAAGTGATTTCCGAATTCAGAGGGATCTGGATGCCAAAAATAAAGCTGAGCTTAAACGATTAAAAG GGGAACTGGAAGGCACAGTTGCGGAGTTAGAAGAAATCAATCACAACCTTGCAACTCTTAAGGTAGAGAAAGATGCAGCCAAAGGGGCAATTCTCCCAGTATTAGCTGTTGGGAATACACATATTCCAAATGATAAGATCAAAGACAAACAAAAGGATTTACAAGATATGGAATCTACTTTGAAGGAGCTATTG GACCGAGCTTCAACACGATTAGTGGAACTGAAACGTCTTCACGAGGAAAGAATAAGGTTATTACAGCAATTGTGCGATATACAg AATACAGTGAAGAATTTGAAGTGTATTACCTCTTCCCATGCATTCCAATTGGTTAGAGATCAGatagaaaaatcaaaatctgAAGTGCAGGAGTATCAGGCCTTATATGAGAAACTACAG GCTGAGAAGGATAATCTTGCATGGAAGGAAAGGGAGTGGTACATTAAAAATGATTTAGCTGATCTTTTTCAAAGATCTGTGACAGTTTCTGATCTTAGAGTGGCTGATATACGCACTGAGATACAGAAAGCGATTGAGCAAAGAAATGTGATTGAAAATAGGCTGAAAGAGGAAGCAAGAGAACCAG GAAGGAAAGAAATTATTGCCGAATTTAAATCTCTGCTTTCTTCGTTTCCTGATGAAATGGGATCCATGCAAAGTCAACTTACTAAATATAAAGAATCAGCTTCAGATCTCCATTCTTTGCATGCAAATGTGCATTCTATTTCCAGTATCCTTGATCAGAAG GTAAAAGAATGTGATGCATTATCGGTTAGGTCTGCAGATCAACTTGCTGAGATAAACAGACTGCATGTTGTG GTTCAAGATTTGCGAGTGACTGAGGATGAGATGAAGTTGATACTGCAAATGTATAGACACGAGACCATTGATTCAAG GGATGTCATGGAAGCAAGGGAAGCAGAATACAGAGCATGGGCACATGTTCAAAGTTTGAAATCATCTCTTGATGAGCACAATTTAGAACTTCGAGTAAAAACAGCAATTGAATCAGAGGCCAGATCACAGCAAAAACTTGCTGCGGCTGAAGCTGAGATTGCAGAGATGAGACATAAATTAGATGATTCTAAAAG GGAGATGGGTAAATTGTCTAATGTCTTGAGAtctaaaaatgaagaaaatgaagccTACTTATCTGAAATAGAG ACAATTGGACAAGCATATGATGATATGCAAACCCAAAACCAGCATCTGTTGCATCAGATTACTGAGAGAGATGATTACAATATTAAG CTTGTTTTAGAAGGTGTAAGGGCTAGACAAAAAACCGATTCTTTGATCATGGAGAAGCAATTAATGGAACAAGAGATCCAGCAATCAAATGTCTCTCTGAATTTATATGATACGAAAGCTGCAAGAATTGAAGACCAG ATTCAAAAACTTAAGGACAATAAACATCAAAGTTCTGTCGGTTTGGAAAATGCACAAAGAAGGCTGTCGGATATTAAACCATCATCGCAACAAGTTAGGGATACAGTGGTGGAAGTGCAATCTAAAATTACAAGTAGTCGGGTGACTTGTATGGAGTTAGAAGTAGAACTCGATAAAGAAAGGTATTTAACCTGTAATGTATTCAAGATATTCTCTTCAAATGATACTAGTACACAGCAGttatgtaggtttttttttctttttatcaccaggtttgacaaaaaaaaagtagaagaaGATCTGGAGGTTGCTAAGAGAAACTTGTCACGTCTTAAAGCACAAGATGAGGATTCCTCAGTAACTGATAAGCTTCAACAGGAACTGGGAGAGTACAGGGAAATTGTCAAGTGCAGTATCTGTCGAGACAAGACAAAAGAG GTGGTAATTACAAAATGCTACCACTTGTTCTGCAACTCATGTATCCAGAAAGTTGCTGGGAGTCGACAGCGCAAATGTCCACAATGTGGTGCATGCTTTGGGGCTAATGATGTTAAGCCGGTTTATTTGTAA
- the LOC123891183 gene encoding E3 ubiquitin-protein ligase BRE1-like 1 isoform X2 codes for MGSMGEHDRKRRFSSLSPTPAIAKKLPFLPVSEDKKLDIAVLQYQNQKLTQKLETQKLEYTALENKFSQLKERQQSYDSTLAVVKKSWQQLVNDLESRSECTRESSRKADSSFASSSNGSSSTVQDVFLSRLLQTGATENSSSNHFANEMEQHREMTAEKVKSILNNILTSSNNFHCLKDGFHTALLQKLREDVSCGQMLSNDLELESKNLRLALSELHLKHKSLASDFRIQRDLDAKNKAELKRLKGELEGTVAELEEINHNLATLKVEKDAAKGAILPVLAVGNTHIPNDKIKDKQKDLQDMESTLKELLDRASTRLVELKRLHEERIRLLQQLCDIQNTVKNLKCITSSHAFQLVRDQIEKSKSEVQEYQALYEKLQAEKDNLAWKEREWYIKNDLADLFQRSVTVSDLRVADIRTEIQKAIEQRNVIENRLKEEAREPGRKEIIAEFKSLLSSFPDEMGSMQSQLTKYKESASDLHSLHANVHSISSILDQKVKECDALSVRSADQLAEINRLHVVVQDLRVTEDEMKLILQMYRHETIDSRDVMEAREAEYRAWAHVQSLKSSLDEHNLELRVKTAIESEARSQQKLAAAEAEIAEMRHKLDDSKREMGKLSNVLRSKNEENEAYLSEIEVEFLILGEWIYFFMTIFSNYSAHKLSVFFTMYFLYIGWMIFLQTIGQAYDDMQTQNQHLLHQITERDDYNIKLVLEGVRARQKTDSLIMEKQLMEQEIQQSNVSLNLYDTKAARIEDQIQKLKDNKHQSSVGLENAQRRLSDIKPSSQQVRDTVVEVQSKITSSRVTCMELEVELDKERFDKKKVEEDLEVAKRNLSRLKAQDEDSSVTDKLQQELGEYREIVKCSICRDKTKEVVITKCYHLFCNSCIQKVAGSRQRKCPQCGACFGANDVKPVYL; via the exons CTTGATATTGCTGTACTTCAGTATCAAAACCAAAAGCTCACACAGAAATTAGAGACTCAGAAGTTAGAATATACAGCTCTTGAGAATAAATTTTCTCAACTGAAGGAGAGGCAACAGTCGTATGATTCTACCTTAGCAGTGGTCAAGAAGTCTTGGCAGCAG CTGGTTAATGATTTAGAGTCACGTTCTGAATGCACAAGGGAGTCTAGCCGCAAAGCAGATTCCAGTTTTGCATCAAGCTCAAATG GTTCTTCGTCTACTGTTCAAGATGTTTTTCTTAGCCGACTTTTGCAAACTGGTGCTACTGAAAATTCCTCCTCTAACCACTTTGCAAACGAGATGGAACAACATAGAGAAATGACTGCTGAAAAAGTTAAAAGCATTTTGAATAATATATTGACATCTAGTAATAACTTTCATTGTCTGAAAGATGGATTTCATACTGCACTACTGCAAAAGCTTCGAGAAGATG TTTCATGTGGGCAGATGCTATCCAATGATCTGGAGCTGGAAAGTAAAAACTTGAGATTGGCATTAAGTGAACTTCACTTAAAGCACAAGTCGTTAGCAAGTGATTTCCGAATTCAGAGGGATCTGGATGCCAAAAATAAAGCTGAGCTTAAACGATTAAAAG GGGAACTGGAAGGCACAGTTGCGGAGTTAGAAGAAATCAATCACAACCTTGCAACTCTTAAGGTAGAGAAAGATGCAGCCAAAGGGGCAATTCTCCCAGTATTAGCTGTTGGGAATACACATATTCCAAATGATAAGATCAAAGACAAACAAAAGGATTTACAAGATATGGAATCTACTTTGAAGGAGCTATTG GACCGAGCTTCAACACGATTAGTGGAACTGAAACGTCTTCACGAGGAAAGAATAAGGTTATTACAGCAATTGTGCGATATACAg AATACAGTGAAGAATTTGAAGTGTATTACCTCTTCCCATGCATTCCAATTGGTTAGAGATCAGatagaaaaatcaaaatctgAAGTGCAGGAGTATCAGGCCTTATATGAGAAACTACAG GCTGAGAAGGATAATCTTGCATGGAAGGAAAGGGAGTGGTACATTAAAAATGATTTAGCTGATCTTTTTCAAAGATCTGTGACAGTTTCTGATCTTAGAGTGGCTGATATACGCACTGAGATACAGAAAGCGATTGAGCAAAGAAATGTGATTGAAAATAGGCTGAAAGAGGAAGCAAGAGAACCAG GAAGGAAAGAAATTATTGCCGAATTTAAATCTCTGCTTTCTTCGTTTCCTGATGAAATGGGATCCATGCAAAGTCAACTTACTAAATATAAAGAATCAGCTTCAGATCTCCATTCTTTGCATGCAAATGTGCATTCTATTTCCAGTATCCTTGATCAGAAG GTAAAAGAATGTGATGCATTATCGGTTAGGTCTGCAGATCAACTTGCTGAGATAAACAGACTGCATGTTGTG GTTCAAGATTTGCGAGTGACTGAGGATGAGATGAAGTTGATACTGCAAATGTATAGACACGAGACCATTGATTCAAG GGATGTCATGGAAGCAAGGGAAGCAGAATACAGAGCATGGGCACATGTTCAAAGTTTGAAATCATCTCTTGATGAGCACAATTTAGAACTTCGAGTAAAAACAGCAATTGAATCAGAGGCCAGATCACAGCAAAAACTTGCTGCGGCTGAAGCTGAGATTGCAGAGATGAGACATAAATTAGATGATTCTAAAAG GGAGATGGGTAAATTGTCTAATGTCTTGAGAtctaaaaatgaagaaaatgaagccTACTTATCTGAAATAGAGGTTGAATTTCTTATCTTGGGGGAAtggatttattttttcatgACAATTTTTTCCAATTATTCAGCTCATAAATTGtctgttttttttacaatgtattttttgtatattggATGGATGATATTCCTGCAGACAATTGGACAAGCATATGATGATATGCAAACCCAAAACCAGCATCTGTTGCATCAGATTACTGAGAGAGATGATTACAATATTAAG CTTGTTTTAGAAGGTGTAAGGGCTAGACAAAAAACCGATTCTTTGATCATGGAGAAGCAATTAATGGAACAAGAGATCCAGCAATCAAATGTCTCTCTGAATTTATATGATACGAAAGCTGCAAGAATTGAAGACCAG ATTCAAAAACTTAAGGACAATAAACATCAAAGTTCTGTCGGTTTGGAAAATGCACAAAGAAGGCTGTCGGATATTAAACCATCATCGCAACAAGTTAGGGATACAGTGGTGGAAGTGCAATCTAAAATTACAAGTAGTCGGGTGACTTGTATGGAGTTAGAAGTAGAACTCGATAAAGAAAG gtttgacaaaaaaaaagtagaagaaGATCTGGAGGTTGCTAAGAGAAACTTGTCACGTCTTAAAGCACAAGATGAGGATTCCTCAGTAACTGATAAGCTTCAACAGGAACTGGGAGAGTACAGGGAAATTGTCAAGTGCAGTATCTGTCGAGACAAGACAAAAGAG GTGGTAATTACAAAATGCTACCACTTGTTCTGCAACTCATGTATCCAGAAAGTTGCTGGGAGTCGACAGCGCAAATGTCCACAATGTGGTGCATGCTTTGGGGCTAATGATGTTAAGCCGGTTTATTTGTAA
- the LOC123891183 gene encoding E3 ubiquitin-protein ligase BRE1-like 1 isoform X1 — protein sequence MGSMGEHDRKRRFSSLSPTPAIAKKLPFLPVSEDKKLDIAVLQYQNQKLTQKLETQKLEYTALENKFSQLKERQQSYDSTLAVVKKSWQQLVNDLESRSECTRESSRKADSSFASSSNGSSSTVQDVFLSRLLQTGATENSSSNHFANEMEQHREMTAEKVKSILNNILTSSNNFHCLKDGFHTALLQKLREDVSCGQMLSNDLELESKNLRLALSELHLKHKSLASDFRIQRDLDAKNKAELKRLKGELEGTVAELEEINHNLATLKVEKDAAKGAILPVLAVGNTHIPNDKIKDKQKDLQDMESTLKELLDRASTRLVELKRLHEERIRLLQQLCDIQNTVKNLKCITSSHAFQLVRDQIEKSKSEVQEYQALYEKLQAEKDNLAWKEREWYIKNDLADLFQRSVTVSDLRVADIRTEIQKAIEQRNVIENRLKEEAREPGRKEIIAEFKSLLSSFPDEMGSMQSQLTKYKESASDLHSLHANVHSISSILDQKVKECDALSVRSADQLAEINRLHVVVQDLRVTEDEMKLILQMYRHETIDSRDVMEAREAEYRAWAHVQSLKSSLDEHNLELRVKTAIESEARSQQKLAAAEAEIAEMRHKLDDSKREMGKLSNVLRSKNEENEAYLSEIEVEFLILGEWIYFFMTIFSNYSAHKLSVFFTMYFLYIGWMIFLQTIGQAYDDMQTQNQHLLHQITERDDYNIKLVLEGVRARQKTDSLIMEKQLMEQEIQQSNVSLNLYDTKAARIEDQLRFCSDQIQKLKDNKHQSSVGLENAQRRLSDIKPSSQQVRDTVVEVQSKITSSRVTCMELEVELDKERFDKKKVEEDLEVAKRNLSRLKAQDEDSSVTDKLQQELGEYREIVKCSICRDKTKEVVITKCYHLFCNSCIQKVAGSRQRKCPQCGACFGANDVKPVYL from the exons CTTGATATTGCTGTACTTCAGTATCAAAACCAAAAGCTCACACAGAAATTAGAGACTCAGAAGTTAGAATATACAGCTCTTGAGAATAAATTTTCTCAACTGAAGGAGAGGCAACAGTCGTATGATTCTACCTTAGCAGTGGTCAAGAAGTCTTGGCAGCAG CTGGTTAATGATTTAGAGTCACGTTCTGAATGCACAAGGGAGTCTAGCCGCAAAGCAGATTCCAGTTTTGCATCAAGCTCAAATG GTTCTTCGTCTACTGTTCAAGATGTTTTTCTTAGCCGACTTTTGCAAACTGGTGCTACTGAAAATTCCTCCTCTAACCACTTTGCAAACGAGATGGAACAACATAGAGAAATGACTGCTGAAAAAGTTAAAAGCATTTTGAATAATATATTGACATCTAGTAATAACTTTCATTGTCTGAAAGATGGATTTCATACTGCACTACTGCAAAAGCTTCGAGAAGATG TTTCATGTGGGCAGATGCTATCCAATGATCTGGAGCTGGAAAGTAAAAACTTGAGATTGGCATTAAGTGAACTTCACTTAAAGCACAAGTCGTTAGCAAGTGATTTCCGAATTCAGAGGGATCTGGATGCCAAAAATAAAGCTGAGCTTAAACGATTAAAAG GGGAACTGGAAGGCACAGTTGCGGAGTTAGAAGAAATCAATCACAACCTTGCAACTCTTAAGGTAGAGAAAGATGCAGCCAAAGGGGCAATTCTCCCAGTATTAGCTGTTGGGAATACACATATTCCAAATGATAAGATCAAAGACAAACAAAAGGATTTACAAGATATGGAATCTACTTTGAAGGAGCTATTG GACCGAGCTTCAACACGATTAGTGGAACTGAAACGTCTTCACGAGGAAAGAATAAGGTTATTACAGCAATTGTGCGATATACAg AATACAGTGAAGAATTTGAAGTGTATTACCTCTTCCCATGCATTCCAATTGGTTAGAGATCAGatagaaaaatcaaaatctgAAGTGCAGGAGTATCAGGCCTTATATGAGAAACTACAG GCTGAGAAGGATAATCTTGCATGGAAGGAAAGGGAGTGGTACATTAAAAATGATTTAGCTGATCTTTTTCAAAGATCTGTGACAGTTTCTGATCTTAGAGTGGCTGATATACGCACTGAGATACAGAAAGCGATTGAGCAAAGAAATGTGATTGAAAATAGGCTGAAAGAGGAAGCAAGAGAACCAG GAAGGAAAGAAATTATTGCCGAATTTAAATCTCTGCTTTCTTCGTTTCCTGATGAAATGGGATCCATGCAAAGTCAACTTACTAAATATAAAGAATCAGCTTCAGATCTCCATTCTTTGCATGCAAATGTGCATTCTATTTCCAGTATCCTTGATCAGAAG GTAAAAGAATGTGATGCATTATCGGTTAGGTCTGCAGATCAACTTGCTGAGATAAACAGACTGCATGTTGTG GTTCAAGATTTGCGAGTGACTGAGGATGAGATGAAGTTGATACTGCAAATGTATAGACACGAGACCATTGATTCAAG GGATGTCATGGAAGCAAGGGAAGCAGAATACAGAGCATGGGCACATGTTCAAAGTTTGAAATCATCTCTTGATGAGCACAATTTAGAACTTCGAGTAAAAACAGCAATTGAATCAGAGGCCAGATCACAGCAAAAACTTGCTGCGGCTGAAGCTGAGATTGCAGAGATGAGACATAAATTAGATGATTCTAAAAG GGAGATGGGTAAATTGTCTAATGTCTTGAGAtctaaaaatgaagaaaatgaagccTACTTATCTGAAATAGAGGTTGAATTTCTTATCTTGGGGGAAtggatttattttttcatgACAATTTTTTCCAATTATTCAGCTCATAAATTGtctgttttttttacaatgtattttttgtatattggATGGATGATATTCCTGCAGACAATTGGACAAGCATATGATGATATGCAAACCCAAAACCAGCATCTGTTGCATCAGATTACTGAGAGAGATGATTACAATATTAAG CTTGTTTTAGAAGGTGTAAGGGCTAGACAAAAAACCGATTCTTTGATCATGGAGAAGCAATTAATGGAACAAGAGATCCAGCAATCAAATGTCTCTCTGAATTTATATGATACGAAAGCTGCAAGAATTGAAGACCAG CTGAGGTTTTGCTCTGATCAGATTCAAAAACTTAAGGACAATAAACATCAAAGTTCTGTCGGTTTGGAAAATGCACAAAGAAGGCTGTCGGATATTAAACCATCATCGCAACAAGTTAGGGATACAGTGGTGGAAGTGCAATCTAAAATTACAAGTAGTCGGGTGACTTGTATGGAGTTAGAAGTAGAACTCGATAAAGAAAG gtttgacaaaaaaaaagtagaagaaGATCTGGAGGTTGCTAAGAGAAACTTGTCACGTCTTAAAGCACAAGATGAGGATTCCTCAGTAACTGATAAGCTTCAACAGGAACTGGGAGAGTACAGGGAAATTGTCAAGTGCAGTATCTGTCGAGACAAGACAAAAGAG GTGGTAATTACAAAATGCTACCACTTGTTCTGCAACTCATGTATCCAGAAAGTTGCTGGGAGTCGACAGCGCAAATGTCCACAATGTGGTGCATGCTTTGGGGCTAATGATGTTAAGCCGGTTTATTTGTAA
- the LOC123891183 gene encoding E3 ubiquitin-protein ligase BRE1-like 1 isoform X4, whose protein sequence is MGSMGEHDRKRRFSSLSPTPAIAKKLPFLPVSEDKKLDIAVLQYQNQKLTQKLETQKLEYTALENKFSQLKERQQSYDSTLAVVKKSWQQLVNDLESRSECTRESSRKADSSFASSSNGSSSTVQDVFLSRLLQTGATENSSSNHFANEMEQHREMTAEKVKSILNNILTSSNNFHCLKDGFHTALLQKLREDVSCGQMLSNDLELESKNLRLALSELHLKHKSLASDFRIQRDLDAKNKAELKRLKGELEGTVAELEEINHNLATLKVEKDAAKGAILPVLAVGNTHIPNDKIKDKQKDLQDMESTLKELLDRASTRLVELKRLHEERIRLLQQLCDIQNTVKNLKCITSSHAFQLVRDQIEKSKSEVQEYQALYEKLQAEKDNLAWKEREWYIKNDLADLFQRSVTVSDLRVADIRTEIQKAIEQRNVIENRLKEEAREPGRKEIIAEFKSLLSSFPDEMGSMQSQLTKYKESASDLHSLHANVHSISSILDQKVKECDALSVRSADQLAEINRLHVVVQDLRVTEDEMKLILQMYRHETIDSRDVMEAREAEYRAWAHVQSLKSSLDEHNLELRVKTAIESEARSQQKLAAAEAEIAEMRHKLDDSKREMGKLSNVLRSKNEENEAYLSEIETIGQAYDDMQTQNQHLLHQITERDDYNIKLVLEGVRARQKTDSLIMEKQLMEQEIQQSNVSLNLYDTKAARIEDQLRFCSDQIQKLKDNKHQSSVGLENAQRRLSDIKPSSQQVRDTVVEVQSKITSSRVTCMELEVELDKERFDKKKVEEDLEVAKRNLSRLKAQDEDSSVTDKLQQELGEYREIVKCSICRDKTKEVVITKCYHLFCNSCIQKVAGSRQRKCPQCGACFGANDVKPVYL, encoded by the exons CTTGATATTGCTGTACTTCAGTATCAAAACCAAAAGCTCACACAGAAATTAGAGACTCAGAAGTTAGAATATACAGCTCTTGAGAATAAATTTTCTCAACTGAAGGAGAGGCAACAGTCGTATGATTCTACCTTAGCAGTGGTCAAGAAGTCTTGGCAGCAG CTGGTTAATGATTTAGAGTCACGTTCTGAATGCACAAGGGAGTCTAGCCGCAAAGCAGATTCCAGTTTTGCATCAAGCTCAAATG GTTCTTCGTCTACTGTTCAAGATGTTTTTCTTAGCCGACTTTTGCAAACTGGTGCTACTGAAAATTCCTCCTCTAACCACTTTGCAAACGAGATGGAACAACATAGAGAAATGACTGCTGAAAAAGTTAAAAGCATTTTGAATAATATATTGACATCTAGTAATAACTTTCATTGTCTGAAAGATGGATTTCATACTGCACTACTGCAAAAGCTTCGAGAAGATG TTTCATGTGGGCAGATGCTATCCAATGATCTGGAGCTGGAAAGTAAAAACTTGAGATTGGCATTAAGTGAACTTCACTTAAAGCACAAGTCGTTAGCAAGTGATTTCCGAATTCAGAGGGATCTGGATGCCAAAAATAAAGCTGAGCTTAAACGATTAAAAG GGGAACTGGAAGGCACAGTTGCGGAGTTAGAAGAAATCAATCACAACCTTGCAACTCTTAAGGTAGAGAAAGATGCAGCCAAAGGGGCAATTCTCCCAGTATTAGCTGTTGGGAATACACATATTCCAAATGATAAGATCAAAGACAAACAAAAGGATTTACAAGATATGGAATCTACTTTGAAGGAGCTATTG GACCGAGCTTCAACACGATTAGTGGAACTGAAACGTCTTCACGAGGAAAGAATAAGGTTATTACAGCAATTGTGCGATATACAg AATACAGTGAAGAATTTGAAGTGTATTACCTCTTCCCATGCATTCCAATTGGTTAGAGATCAGatagaaaaatcaaaatctgAAGTGCAGGAGTATCAGGCCTTATATGAGAAACTACAG GCTGAGAAGGATAATCTTGCATGGAAGGAAAGGGAGTGGTACATTAAAAATGATTTAGCTGATCTTTTTCAAAGATCTGTGACAGTTTCTGATCTTAGAGTGGCTGATATACGCACTGAGATACAGAAAGCGATTGAGCAAAGAAATGTGATTGAAAATAGGCTGAAAGAGGAAGCAAGAGAACCAG GAAGGAAAGAAATTATTGCCGAATTTAAATCTCTGCTTTCTTCGTTTCCTGATGAAATGGGATCCATGCAAAGTCAACTTACTAAATATAAAGAATCAGCTTCAGATCTCCATTCTTTGCATGCAAATGTGCATTCTATTTCCAGTATCCTTGATCAGAAG GTAAAAGAATGTGATGCATTATCGGTTAGGTCTGCAGATCAACTTGCTGAGATAAACAGACTGCATGTTGTG GTTCAAGATTTGCGAGTGACTGAGGATGAGATGAAGTTGATACTGCAAATGTATAGACACGAGACCATTGATTCAAG GGATGTCATGGAAGCAAGGGAAGCAGAATACAGAGCATGGGCACATGTTCAAAGTTTGAAATCATCTCTTGATGAGCACAATTTAGAACTTCGAGTAAAAACAGCAATTGAATCAGAGGCCAGATCACAGCAAAAACTTGCTGCGGCTGAAGCTGAGATTGCAGAGATGAGACATAAATTAGATGATTCTAAAAG GGAGATGGGTAAATTGTCTAATGTCTTGAGAtctaaaaatgaagaaaatgaagccTACTTATCTGAAATAGAG ACAATTGGACAAGCATATGATGATATGCAAACCCAAAACCAGCATCTGTTGCATCAGATTACTGAGAGAGATGATTACAATATTAAG CTTGTTTTAGAAGGTGTAAGGGCTAGACAAAAAACCGATTCTTTGATCATGGAGAAGCAATTAATGGAACAAGAGATCCAGCAATCAAATGTCTCTCTGAATTTATATGATACGAAAGCTGCAAGAATTGAAGACCAG CTGAGGTTTTGCTCTGATCAGATTCAAAAACTTAAGGACAATAAACATCAAAGTTCTGTCGGTTTGGAAAATGCACAAAGAAGGCTGTCGGATATTAAACCATCATCGCAACAAGTTAGGGATACAGTGGTGGAAGTGCAATCTAAAATTACAAGTAGTCGGGTGACTTGTATGGAGTTAGAAGTAGAACTCGATAAAGAAAG gtttgacaaaaaaaaagtagaagaaGATCTGGAGGTTGCTAAGAGAAACTTGTCACGTCTTAAAGCACAAGATGAGGATTCCTCAGTAACTGATAAGCTTCAACAGGAACTGGGAGAGTACAGGGAAATTGTCAAGTGCAGTATCTGTCGAGACAAGACAAAAGAG GTGGTAATTACAAAATGCTACCACTTGTTCTGCAACTCATGTATCCAGAAAGTTGCTGGGAGTCGACAGCGCAAATGTCCACAATGTGGTGCATGCTTTGGGGCTAATGATGTTAAGCCGGTTTATTTGTAA